Proteins from a genomic interval of Trichoderma breve strain T069 chromosome 2, whole genome shotgun sequence:
- a CDS encoding ankyrin repeats (3 copies) domain-containing protein — translation MAKSTFFLLIYAAIIVVVRADGLSDFSNNLASDLGPLLSLFGDAVTRQYLSESTTFIDYFIFAMAPIGIIGTITAVIRVCGSSSLRAFIGRAQEGQGTTEAELCTSTSVDVCELFNKGGITRVLGRPDIIELVYLEDSSNECWHRMTSSGSGNAVFNKIGHSNSGSSMDLAPKPNLSLNVGIRRQPDWVFYVIALVGFILQAGILAFAGTAVWFLKWNLQKPNSEASRNYAPGIFIAGTITLCLGVWSCAALIGQTTNEQYYRRSPESSDVLYWVQPGPQVIGDQSFGSFAYSDAKRKDRLMMWTSSTKDFDKNFETVTYFAVSLVLFGYIAQFIGLRGLNAWISITQLGITIIMSILRGILRMKRLDKNNNRLATWQDLATGHELDWLAFDIAEQELTKKLKNNTQGTSVEKDQSQIFEKKFLWYITGQHEKPIRWDKVPVNGSGSETVEISPENGESNNGCRSPLPKFNTAEWLVAYNDELIQNRTQLSNLTGHFGEFRDAKSYLSWKDERVRVRAKAKSLSAVISRAAAILLRNQSNQEDFYLRIKAAFSYDKSNGEETIVSIKLKPPTGPDRINWGVDSSRLEAILGLWLWSITRREYDTYSEKETGSDILNLPNKVINSEIFRVVSACHGEHEWDNSFDTDMSLWLGSGDLKYDKQSLDMRLYNSYTYSLADHWIPSDEKSVISGQDTSQTTKEDNESKSYKRVGESSNDSTARFQRFCGWNLIYDALSTATSEKESNNPSERKRVNVKGFLVKDTEHSLLDICAQELFVAILQSMKALEFRKLDKISVSESGGNLRLENPVISALAECFIDNDLGTHSDAISCLIPSLRSEIPPYQEKVLSALTPVASNYRRDDEWSSAEVVLSWACQYHLKSKPADRDETSDFMVALRELGELYRWSLAQMQHSVRQEFGTRGIEQLASKFGTANPIVALYSTVAKRITSKIIKSQGWMDGFHHAVRDCKRADALYFLCFAGTSIPYKLSKCLPLAARNGWEEIVSALLEMKLGPNIKDDDGRTPLSHCAESGLRQSLQRLMDMNAELDLADKYKMTPLAYAAMNGHEDIVRLLIETGQVDLKRSGDSAGRSPLWLATDQDHFGTIAELLDKGADVNIKNYRGDGLLDLAFRRGHSGVIKLLLERGLRIRWEEDYNMEHLVQQLLRRTNRITGPELSNIRVPALIWAAWRGHIDAIRLFLEDSSALVPAGDDMTREAREVLERGATLQPLRNHSDGFFSTLDIRPFPSVSGADIRHIKFSPPYSEAPRLMIGISGLSLERHSPLDMHWKASPVSETGFVLIRRRCENDWEPVDSANVTWIEFGAEEREFQVGNFPSSEDFNDDGGDNYHLREDISFQTAFKHAPNIVTL, via the exons ATGGCAAAGTCtacattttttcttcttatttacgcagccatcatcgtcgtcgtcaggGCTGATGGCCTCTCCGATTTCTCGAACAACTTAGCTTCGGATCTTGGACCTCTTCTTTCGCTGTTTGGAGATGCAGTCACTCGCCAGTATCTTAGCGAGAGCACCACATTCATCGATTATTTTATTTTCGCCATGGCCCCTATAGGCATCATTGGTACAATCACGGCGGTTATTCGAGTGTGTGGAAGCTCATCGCTCCGAGCATTTATTGGCAGAGCGCAGGAAGGCCAAGGCACTACCGAAGCTGAGCTATGTACTTCGACGAGTGTCGACGTCTGCGAGCTATTTAATAAAGGTGGCATCACCAGAGTTCTTGGTCGGCCTGATATTATTGAGCTCGT CTATCTAGAAGATAGCTCGAATGAATGCTGGCATAGAATGACGTCCTCGGGAAGTGGAAATGCTGTTTTCAACAAGATCGGCCACTCTAACTCTGGGAGTTCCATGGACCTTGCTCCAAAACCGAACCTCTCTCTTAATGTGGGAATCAGAAGGCAACCTGATTGGGTCTTTTATGTTATTGCCCTCGTTGGCTTTATTCTCCAAGCCGGTATccttgcttttgctggtACCGCGGTATGGTTCCTCAAATGGAACCTTCAAAAACCAAATAGCGAAGCTTCTCGGAACTACGCGCCAGGCATCTTTATTGCTGGAACAATTACTTTATGTTTAGGTGTATGGAGCTGCGCGGCACTCATTGGGCAAACAACCAATGAACAGTATTATCGACGGTCACCTGAGTCTTCTGATGTGTTATACTGGGTTCAGCCCGGGCCGCAAGTCATTGGAGATCAATCTTTTGGCTCGTTTGCGTATTCCGATGCAAAGAGGAAGGATCGACTCATGATGTGGACTTCATCTACAAAAGACTTTGATAAAAATTTCGAAACTGTCACATATTTTGCCGTTTCGCTCGTGTTGTTTGGCTACATCGCTCAATTCATCGGCTTACGAGGCCTAAACGCATGGATCTCAATTACACAACTAGgaattactataattatgAGCATTCTACGTGGGATATTACGAATGAAGCGTTTAGACAAGAACAATAATCGCTTAGCTACGTGGCAAGATCTAGCTACCGGCCATGAACTTGACTGGCTAGCTTTTGATATTGCGGAACAGGAGCTCACAAAGAAATTGAAGAACAATACACAGGGTACATCCGTTGAGAAGGATCAATCGCAGATATTTGAGAAGAAATTCCTTTGGTATATTACAGGACAACATGAGAAACCCATTCGCTGGGACAAGGTTCCTGTGAATGGCTCCGGATCTGAGACAGTCGAAATTAGCCCCGAGAACGGGGAGTCTAATAATGGCTGCAGGAGCCCCCTGCCCAAATTCAACACGGCTGAGTGGCTTGTTGCTTACAATGACGAGCTGATTCAAAACCGCACTCAACTCTCAAATCTGACTGGTCATTTTGGCGAATTCAGGGATGCAAAAAGCTATCTGTCCTggaaagatgaaagagtAAGAGTCCGTGCTAAAGCCAAAAGTCTCAGCGCAGTAATTTCTCGGGCTGCGGCAATTCTATTACGAAACCAATCAAACCAAGAAGACTTTTATTTGCGAATTAAAGCTGCATTTTCTTATGATAAATCCAATGGCGAAGAGACAATCGTTTCTATCAAGCTGAAACCACCAACAGGCCCCGATCGTATCAATTGGGGTGTCGATTCTTCTCGACTTGAAGCAATTTTGGGACTCTGGCTCTGGTCCATAACCCGACGAGAATATGACACATATAGCGAGAAGGAAACTGGCAGCGATATTTTGAACCTTCCAAATAAGGTCATTAACTCAGAAATCTTCAGAGTTGTATCTGCCTGCCATGGAGAACATGAATGGGACAATTCTTTCGACACTGATATGAGCCTCTGGTTGGGTTCTGGCGATTTGAAGTATGACAAACAGTCACTTGACATGCGATTATACAACAGCTATACATATAGCCTCGCCGATCACTGGATTCCGTCAGATGAGAAGTCCGTAATAAGTGGTCAAGATACAAGCCAGACAACGAAAGAAGACAACGAAAGTAAAAGTTACAAAAGAGTTGGCGAGAGCTCAAATGATTCCACCGCGAGATTTCAAAGGTTCTGTGGGTGGAATTTAATATATGATGCATTAAGTACTGCTACTTctgagaaagaaagcaaTAATCCATctgaaagaaagagagtcAACGTCAAAGGTTTTTTGGTGAAGGATACAGAGCACTCATTACTTGATATATGCGCCCAAGAGCTCTTTGTTGCGATTCTGCAATCCATGAAGGCCCTAGAATTTCGAAAACTAGACAAAATATCTGTCAGCGAGTCAGGTGGCAATCTTCGCCTGGAGAATCCAGTTATCTCAGCTCTTGCGGAATGCTTCATAGACAATGACTTGGGAACACATTCTGACGCCATTTCTTGCTTAATCCCATCACTGCGATCTGAAATTCCTCCTTATCAAGAAAAGGTGCTATCAGCATTGACACCAGTGGCTTCAAATTACCGACGGGATGACGAGTGGAGCAGCGCAGAAGTTGTTCTAAGCTGGGCGTGTCAATATCATCTTAAATCAAAACCGGCAGATAGAGATGAAACCAGTGATTTTATGGTAGCGCTTCGAGAACTTGGTGAGCTCTATCGCTGGTCGCTTGCGCAGATGCAGCACAGCGTTAGGCAAGAATTTGGCACAAGGGGAATCGAACAGTTGGCATCCAAGTTTGGCACTGCGAACCCAATCGTGGCTCTCTATAGCACAGTCGCCAAAAGAATAACAAGCAAAATAATTAAGAGCCAAGGGTGGATGGACGGGTTTCACCATGCTGTTAGGGATTGCAAGCGGGCAGATGCTCTGTATTTTCTATGCTTTGCTGGAACTTCTATTCCTTACAAGCTTAGCAAATGTCTCCCGCTTGCTGCTCGGAATGGGTGGGAAGAGATTGTTTCTGCCCTTTTGGAAATGAAGCTGGGCCCAAATatcaaagatgatgacggcagaACTCCATTGTCGCACTGCGCCGAGTCAGGTCTACGGCAATCCCTGCAGCGATTGATGGATATGAACGCTGAACTTGACCTTGCCGATAAGTATAAAATGACACCTCTGGCTTATGCTGCCATGAACGGGCACGAAGATATCGTGAGACTATTGATAGAGACTGGCCAAGTAGACCTGAAAAGGTCAGGCGATTCTGCCGGAAGGTCCCCCCTGTGGCTTGCAACTGATCAAGATCACTTTGGCACCATTGCGGAGCTCCTGGATAAAGGAGCCGATGTCAACATAAAAAACTACAGAGGAGATGGGCTGTTGGATTTGGCCTTCAGACGGGGCCACTCGGGCGTGATAAAGCTGCTCTTAGAGCGCGGCCTAAGAATAAGGTGGGAAGAAGATTATAACATGGAACACTTGGTGCAACAACTCCTGAGAAGGACCAATCGAATAACAGGGCCGGAGCTCTCTAATATTCGTGTACCTGCCTTAATTTGGGCAGCCTGGAGAGGTCATATAGATGCCATACGGCTATTTTTAGAGGACAGTTCAGCGTTGGTACCGGCAGGTGATGATATGACGAGAGAGGCGAGGGAAGTACTGGAACGTGGTGCAACCTTACAGCCACTCCGAAATCACAGCGATGGATTCTTCTCAACTTTGGACATTCGCCCTTTTCCATCAGTTAGTGGTGCGGACATACGTCACATCAAGTTTAGCCCTCCGTATTCTGAAGCCCCTCGTCTAATGATTGGCATCAGTGGGTTATCACTAGAAAGACATTCACCGCTTGATATGCACTGGAAGGCAAGCCCAGTTTCTGAGACGGGATTCGTCCTCATACGGAGAAGATGTGAAAATGATTGGGAGCCTGTGGATTCTGCCAATGTTACTTGGATTGAATTTGGTGCAGAGGAACGGGAATTTCAAG TTGGCAATTTTCCCTCGTCTGAAGActtcaatgatgatggtggtgataaTTACCATTTGAGAGAAGACATATCATTTCAGACTGCATTCAAGCACGCACCCAACATTGTT ACCTTATAG
- a CDS encoding TCP-1/cpn60 chaperonin family domain-containing protein, translated as MSFGGQTPTIIVLKEGTDTSQGKGQIVSNINACLAVQATIKSTLGPYGGDLLMVDQNGKQTITNDGATVMKLLDIVHPAARILVDIARSQDAEVGDGTTSVVVLAGEILKEVKEHVEQGVSSQIIIKGLRRAVQMAVNKIKEIAVSTDDGSQRDTLSKLAATAMTSKLIKRNTEFFTKMVVDAVLSLDQNDLNEKLIGIKKIPGGSLTESRFVNGVAFKKTFAYAGFEQQPKSFKKPKIVCLNVELELKAEKDNAEVRVEQVSEYQAIVDAEWQIIYQKLEAVAKTGAKVVLSKLPIGDLATQYFADRDIFCAGRVASEDMERVTQATGAVTQSTCSDILPEHLGTCEAFEERQIGGERYNFFEGCPEAKTCTLVLRGGAEQFIAEVERSLHDAIMIVKRAVKNRTIVGGGGAVEMEISAYLHQFADKNIPHKQQAIIKSFAKALEIIPRQLCDNAGFDATDILNKLRVEHRKGNTWAGVDFQNEGTADMLERFVWEPALVKINALQAATEASCLILGVDETIRNEESAQPQAPGQLPPGAAQRALRGRGRGMPRR; from the exons ATGTCGTTCGGAGGCCAGACCCCGaccatcatcgtcctcaaaGAAG GGACCGACACCTCGCAGGGCAAAGGCCAGATCGTCTCCAACATCAATGCGTGTCTGGCGGTCCAGGCCACCATCAAGTCGACTCTGGGTCCCTATGGTGGTGATTTGTTGATGGTGGACCAGAATGGCAAGCAGACGATTACAAATGATGGCGCGACGGTCATGAAG CTCCTCGACATCGTCCACCCCGCCGCCCGCATCCTCGTCGACATCGCACGGTCACAAGACGCAGAGGTCGGAGACGGAACCACATCCGTCGTTGTCCTGGCGGGAGAGATCCTCAaggaggtcaaggagcaTGTCGAACAGGGTGTCAGCTCACagatcatcatcaagggTCTGAGGAGGGCAGTCCAGATGGCCgtcaacaagatcaaggagattgctGTCAGCACCGACGACGGCAGCCAGCGCGATACCCTGAGCAAGCTGGCCGCCACCGCCATGACGAGCAAGCTGATTAAGCGAAACACTGAGTTTTTCACAAAGA TGGTGGTTGACGCCGTCCTATCACTCGACCAAAACGACCTAAACGAAAAGTTgattggcatcaagaagatccCCGGCGGCTCCCTGACCGAATCCCGCTTCGTCAACGGCGTTGCCTTCAAGAAGACGTTTGCCTACGCCGGTttcgagcagcagcccaagtccttcaagaagcccaagattgTCTGCCTAAACGTCGAGCtggagctcaaggccgaAAAGGATAACGCCGAGGTCCGCGTCGAGCAGGTGTCAGAATACCAGGCCATCGTCGACGCCGAGTGGCAGATTATCTACCAGAAGCTCGAGGCCGTCGCCAAGACCGGTGCCAAGGTCGTGCTCAGCAAGCTTCCCATTGGTGACCTGGCCACCCAGTACTTTGCCGACCGAGACATCTTCTGTGCCGGCCGCGTCGCCTCCGAGGACATGGAGCGTGTCACCCAGGCCACTGGCGCCGTCACCCAGTCAACATGCTCAGACATCCTGCCCGAGCACCTGGGAACCTGCGAGGCCTTTGAGGAGAGACAGATTGGAGGCGAGAGATACAACTTCTTCGAGGGCTGCCCCGAGGCCAAGACGTGCACTCTGGTCCTGCGTGGTGGTGCCGAGCAGTTCATTGCCGAGGTTGAGCGATCACTCCACGACGCCATCATGATCGTCAAGCGAGCCGTCAAGAACCGAACCATTgtcggcggtggtggtgccgtcgagatggagatcTCGGCCTACCTGCACCAGTTCGCCGACAAGAACATCCCGCACAAGCAGCAGGCCATCATCAAGTCCTTCGCCAAGGCCCTCGAGATCATCCCCCGCCAGCTGTGCGACAACGCCGGCTTCGACGCCACCGAcatcctcaacaagctcCGCGTGGAGCACCGCAAGGGCAACACCTGGGCCGGCGTCGACTTCCAGAACGAGGGCACCGCCGACATGCTGGAGCGCTTCGTCTGGGAGCCTGCCCTGGTCAAGATCAACGCCCTGCAGGCCGCCACCGAGGCCAGCTGCTTGATCCTCGGCGTCGACGAGACCATC
- a CDS encoding d-xylulose 5-phosphate/D-fructose 6-phosphate phosphoketolase domain-containing protein → MADVQSIRAFGKARSTIEGKPLSDEEIKQYNDYFKASCYLSLGMIYLRENPLLREPLKKEHLKSRLLGHFGSAPGQIFTYMHFNRLIKKYDLDAYFVSGPGHGAPAVLSQSYLEGVYSEVYPDKSQDIEGLQKFFKYFSFPGGVGSHATPETPGSIHEGGELGYSLSHAFGSVNKFLNPITDGAVLPVLHLNGYKINNPTILARVSHEELKNLFHGYGYTPYFVEGDDPDTMHQAMAATLEHCVNEIRRYQKEARESGKATRPLWPMIILRTPKGWTAPRKVDGNYLGGFWRAHQVPITDPSTNPEHLKILEDWMRSYEPDRLFDESGKPIASLTALTPEGNRRMSANPVANGGVLRKPLNMPDFKKYGVKVEHSGAVMDASMKRLGVFLRDVVAANPHNFRLFGPDETESNKLSAVYEVGKKVWMGEYFEEDENGGNLAPAGRVMEMLSEHTCEGWLEGYILSGRHGLLNSYEPFIHVIDSMVNQHCKWLEKCLEVEWRVRVASLNILLTSVVWRQDHNGFTHQDPGFLDVVANKSPEVVRIYLPPDGNCLLSVMDHCLRSSNYVNVVVSDKQDHLQYLDMDAAVQHCTKGIGIWPKFSTDIGQDPDLVMASCGDISTHETLAAIDLLLQHFPELKIRYVNCVDLFKLIHPSEHPHGLSDNEWVSLFTADTPIIFNFHSYPWMVHRLTYKRPGSQNIHVRGYKEKGNIDTPLELAIRNQTDRFSLAIDAIDRMPNLHNRGAAARQAMLNAQIEARNEAFERGMDPEYLTKWTWKRDGLWNKHT, encoded by the exons ATGGCTGACGTTCAGTCCATTCGGGCATTCGGCAAAGCCCGCTCTACCATCGAGGGCAAGCCCCTGTCTGACGAAGAAATCAAGCAATACAATGATTATTTCAAAGCCAGCTGCTACCTTTCTCTGGGTATGATCTACCTGCGAGAGAACCCTCTCCTTCGCGAGCCCCTCAAGAAGGAGCACTTGAaatctcgtcttcttggaCACTTTGGTTCAGCTCCCGGACAAATCTTCACATATATGCACTTCAACCGTCTCATCAAAAAGTACGACCTGGATGCCTATTTCGTCTCCGGCCCGGGCCACGGTGCCCCCGCCGTTCTTTCGCAATCTTATCTTGAAGGTGTCTATTCGGAAGTCTACCCAGACAAGTCACAAGATATCGAGGGCCTCCAGAAATTCTTCAAGTATTTCTCTTTCCCAGGCGGTGTTGGGTCCCATGCAACCCCCGAGACTCCAGGCTCTATCCACGAAGGAGGAGAGCTCGGATACTCTCTTTCTCATGCCTTTGGCTCTGT CAACAAGTTCCTTAACCCCATCACCGATGGCGCTGTTCTCCCTGTTTTGCATCTCAATGGCTACAAGATTAACAATCCTACAATCTTGGCCAGAGTCTCACACGAGGAGCTGAAGAACTTGTTCCACGGTTATGGATACACCCCTTACTTTGTTGAGGGAGACGACCCCGATACCATGCACCAGGCCATGGCCGCAACGCTTGAGCACTGCGTTAATGAGATCAGACGCTACCAGAAAGAGGCTCGTGAGAGTGGAAAAGCCACTCGCCCATTGTGGCCCATGATTATCCTTCGAACGCCAAAGGGCTGGACTGCACCCCGCAAGGTGGATGGCAACTATCTCGGAGGATTCTGGAGAGCACACCAGGTTCCCATTACAGATCCATCGACAAACCCAGAGCATCTCAAGATCCTCGAGGACTGGATGCGCAGCTATGAGCCCGACAGACTGTTTGACGAGAGTGGAAAGCCTATCGCCTCATTGACCGCTCTTACTCCAGAAGGTAACCGCCGCATGAGCGCCAATCCTGTTGCCAATGGCGGAGTTCTTCGAAAGCCCCTTAACATGCCTGATTTCAAGAAGTACGGTGTCAAAGTTGAGCACTCTGGCGCTGTCATGGACGCTAGTATGAAGAGGCTGGGAGTCTTTTTGCGAGACGTTGTTGCAGCAAACCCTCACAACTTCCGACTATTTGGCCCCGACGAGACCGAGTCAAATAAACTGTCTGCTGTCTATGAAGTGGGCAAAAAGGTTTGGATGGGCGAATAtttcgaggaggatgagaatggcgGCAATCTTGCTCCAGCAGGCAGAGTTATGGAGATGCTGTCTGAACACACCTGTGAGGGTTGGTTGGAGGGATACATCTTGAGTGGCCGCCACGGTCTGCTGAACAGCTACGAGCCGTTCATTCACGTTATTGACTCCATGGTTAACCAG CACTGCAAGTGGCTCGAAAAGTGTCTCGAGGTGGAGTGGCGTGTCAGAGTCGCATCCCTCAACATCCTCTTGACCTCTGTTGTCTGGAGACAAGACCACAACGGCTTCACTCACCAAGATCCTGGCTTCCTTGATGTTGTTGCCAACAAGAGCCCCGAGGTGGTTCGAATTTACCTGCCTCCCGATGGAAACTGCCTGCTTTCTG TCATGGACCACTGTCTTCGATCCTCAAATTATGTCAACGTCGTCGTATCCGATAAACAAGATCATCTTCAATACCTCGACATGGATGCAGCTGTTCAACACTGCACAAAGGGTATTGGCATCTGGCCCAAGTTCAGCACAGATATCGGCCAGGACCCTGACCTGGTCATGGCTTCGTGTGGTGATATCAGCACTCACGAGACATTGGCCGCCATCGACTTGCTCCTTCAGCACTTCCCAGAGCTCAAGATCCGCTATGTCAACTGCGTGGACTTGTTCAAGCTGATTCACCCAAGCGAGCATCCTCATGGCCTCAGCGACAACGAGTGGGTTAGCCTGTTCACAGCAGACAcgcccatcatcttcaacttccaCAGCTACCCCTGGATGGTGCACAGATTGACATACAAGCGACCTGGAAGCCAGAACATTCATGTCCGCGGATACAAAGAGAAGGGCAACATCGATACCCCCCTAGAGCTGGCCATTCGCAACCAGACAGATCGATTCAGCTTGGCCATTGATGCCATCGACCGCATGCCTAACTTGCATAACAGGGGTGCGGCTGCTCGACAGGCCATGTTGAATGCACAGATTGAAGCTCGAAATGAGGCGTTTGAGAGAGGTATGGATCCAGAGTATTTGACCAAGTGGACGTGGAAGCGAGATGGGTTGTGGAATAAACATACATAG
- a CDS encoding lysM domain-containing protein, translating into MSGYGYGNEYGQNNDYNQQGHRPGGSANAYYEGASNEQQGYHTQYQQPPPPYGNEGQQGYGGPQQGYGGPQQGYGGPQEGERGLMGALAGGAAGAFGGAKFGGQATGHAKTSGVVGAIVGAIAGSKLQDGVSDWREERKEEKHDAKMYKEEKRYEEHRYEEERRRRGSRSRSRSHSRRRSRSSSSSSSGSSRKKHHHHSRSRSGSRSRGHGNTIVVQQGDTLRGIAARYGTSFEAIARHNGIDNPDLIYPGQVLRVPERW; encoded by the coding sequence ATGAGCGGCTACGGTTACGGCAACGAGTACGGTCAAAACAATGACTACAATCAGCAGGGCCACCGACCCGGCGGTTCTGCCAATGCCTACTACGAGGGAGCTTCGAACGAGCAGCAAGGCTATCACACACAATACCAGCAGCCCCCTCCGCCATACGGCAACGAGGGCCAGCAGGGCTACGGCGGCCCTCAGCAAGGCTATGGCGGACCTCAGCAGGGATACGGCGGACCCCAGGAGGGCGAGCGAGGCTTGATGGGAGCTCTGGCTGGAGGTGCCGCCGGAGCTTTCGGCGGTGCCAAGTTTGGAGGCCAGGCCACTGGCCACGCTAAGACAAGCGGTGTTGTTGGAGCCATTGTCGGAGCCATTGCCGGGTCAAAGCTGCAGGACGGCGTCTCGGACTGGCGAGAGGAGCGaaaggaggagaagcacgACGCAAAGATGtacaaggaggagaagagataCGAGGAGCACAGATATGAAGAGgagcgccgccgccgcggctCTCGCAGCCGCTCCCGAAGCCACTCCCGCCGTCGCTCccgatccagcagcagcagctccagcggctcgtcaaggaagaagcatcaccaccactcGCGTTCACGCTCTGGCTCCCGGTCACGCGGTCACGGAAACACCATTGTTGTTCAGCAGGGAGACACTCTCCGTGGCATTGCGGCTCGCTATGGCACCTCGtttgaggccattgccaggcACAATGGCATTGACAACCCTGATTTGATCTACCCCGGCCAGGTTCTGCGGGTCCCCGAGCGTTGGTAA
- a CDS encoding ankyrin repeats (3 copies) domain-containing protein, whose translation MDPSSGSQAPGAPPTLSPEAIAFAGRMYDSARKGEVAVFEQALPAGLPPNMTNEKGDTLLMLAAYHGYADLVKLLIQHGADPNRVNDRGQSPLAGAVFKKEDEVIEVLLEGGADPDYGKPTAMECVSMFQQEDTWKAKFEAAPGRGKAQPPAQ comes from the exons atggaCCCCTCATCAGGCAGTCAAGCTCCCGGAGCACCACCGACGCTCTCACCTGAAGCCATCGCATTTGCAGGCAGAATGTACGATTCTGCTAGAAAAGGCGAAGTCGCGGTTTTTGAACAAGCACTTCCAGCTGGATTACCTCCGAACATGACGAATGAAAAGGGAGACACACTG CTCATGCTCGCCGCATATCACGGATATGCAGATCTCGTCAAGCTGCTGATACAACACGGCGCCGACCCGAACCGAGTGAATGACAGAGGGCAGAGTCCCCTCGCCGGAGCCGTGTTtaagaaggaggatgaggttATCGAG GTACTATTAGAAGGCGGTGCAGACCCTGATTATGGCAAGCCGACTGCTATGGAGTGCGTGTCCATGTTTCAGCAGGAGGATACATGGAAGGCCAAATTTGAGGCTGCTCCTGGAAGAGGCAAGGCACAACCGCCCGCTCAATAA